Proteins from a single region of Eublepharis macularius isolate TG4126 chromosome 9, MPM_Emac_v1.0, whole genome shotgun sequence:
- the YEATS4 gene encoding YEATS domain-containing protein 4, with product MFKRMAEFGPDSGGRVKGVTIVKPIVYGNVARYFGKKREEDGHTHQWTVYIKPYRNEDMSAYVKKIQFKLHESYGNPLRVVTKPPYEITETGWGEFEIIIKIFFIDPNERPVTLYHLLKLFQSDTNAILGKKTVVSEFYDEMIFQDPSAMMQQLLTTSRQLTLGAYKHETEFASVEVKTREKLEAAKKKTSFEIAELKERLKASRETINCLKNEIRKLEDDDQSKEI from the exons ATGTTCAAGAGAATGGCTGAGTTTGGGCCTGACTCCGGAGGGAGAGTGAAG GGTGTTACTATTGTGAAACCtatagtttatggaaatgttgcACGCTATTTTGGGAAGAAGCGGGAAGAGGATGGACACACACATCAGTGGACGGTTTATATTAAACCTTATAGAAATGAG GATATGTCTGCCTACGTAAAGAAAATTCAGTTTAAGCTGCATGAAAGCTATGGTAATCCATTAAGAG TTGTAACGAAACCACCTTATGAAATCACTGAAACTGGATGGGGTGAATTTGAAATcatcattaaaatattttttattgatcCTAATGAGAGACCT GTGACCCTGTACCATTTGTTAAAGTTGTTTCAGTCTGATACTAATGCTATCCTGGGGAAGAAAACTGTAGTTTCTGAATTCTATGATGAGATG ATTTTTCAGGATCCTAGTGCAATGATGCAGCAACTCCTGACTACATCTCGTCAGTTAACACTTGGTGCTTATAAGCATGAAACGGAAT TTGCCAGTGTAGAAGTAAAAACTCGGGAGAAGCTAGAAGCCGCCAAAAAGAAAACCAGTTTTGAGATTGCTGAACTTAAAGAGAGATTAAAAGCAAGTCGTGAAACTATAAACTGCTTGAAAAATGAAATCAGGAAACTTGAAGATGATGATCAGTCCAAAGAGATATAA